GCTAATATTTTCTTTGTTTTCTTAAATATTTGTAATGGGTAGGATAATTGGTCATTGAGCTTTGTTCTTTTGAAATTGTCTTTTGGAAAAATGAAAGGGACAATTTTATATTTGCTAATTCCTAATTGGTAGTTTTTATAACTGTAATATCCTTTTGTCAAAGATTAATATGTATCCTTTTTTGATAATTCGTCTTTTTTGTAGATTTTCCATAATTTCATCGTAAAGTTTTGCATCGTTTGGCGCTCCAGAATGGATTAAAATAGAAACTGGGTTCATACTATCGTAATCAATGATAACTGTGCTTCAAATCCTATATAAAATCCTTTAGAGGATGAATATCTCCATTTTAAATTTAAAGTTTTGAGATGTTCTTTTGTCTTTTTATTTCGGTTGAAATTAAAATCTAAGTCGATTGGTGTTGCATCAACAATGAAAGTCTTTTTTCCTCTTCTTTTTACCCTATTTTGATGGTTTAATATTCTGTTTAATGCTTTTAAAAGTTTTTCAGGGTCTTGAAGTGAAAGATTTTTGTAAATTTGATTTACTGTTAAAATTTCTGAAATTTTAAAGTAATTTTGAAGTTTTTTTTAGATTCAAGTTCATTTAAAATGAATGGAATGTCTAATCCAAAGAACATGCTGATAAATATGATTTTAAATGTTATTATTTGTTTATTTATGTTTTTAAATCCACAGGATGCTAAAATTTCAGAAGATTTTCTAGAATCCATAATTTTAAATATTTCTTTCAACAAAGTATAATTTGGGTCTTTAATATCTAAATTTAACCTGTGTTTAATTTTTATCGCCAAATAAATATATGTAACACATATTACTTAAATTTAACGATATTATTGTACCTATTTTTAAAATTAATAATTATTCAATTGTATTTTTACAAACTAAAAAAATCATCATCGCAAAATATAAAAATAAGGAAAATTAGAAAGAATTTTCATCAAAAAAATTCAGACCTCTATATTATTTTTTTATAAGGTTTATTGTGAAAACTTTAATAGTCATAAACTAAATTATATAATATGGGAGAAAATAATTACATGGATACTGGAAGGCTTGAAGCATTCTACGATGCAATAATTGCAATTATTGTTACTGTTTTGGTTTTGGAATTGCCTCAACCTGCAACAGCCACTCTTGCATCAATGTGGGCTATTAAAACTTCTTATTTTGCTTATCTTTTAAGTTTTTTAGTCTGTGCAAACCTGTGGCAGTATCATCATCTGATTTATCAGAATGTTGAAAAAATAGATACTAAAATTATCTGGCTGAACATTCTTTTAATGTTTGTATTTTCATTGATTCCATATTTGACTATTTTTGCAGCGGATTATCCGAATTCATTGCTCACTCAATCATTATACGGTTTGGATTTCATAATTGTTGATATAATTTTATATATTATGGCCAAATCATTAGTTAGACTCAATTCGGATCAGGAATACTTAAAGGATGCATTGAACGTTAAAAATGCATTGTACATTCCTTTTGCAATTTTCATTGTAGGATTCATCATCGCATTTTTAGGATATCCTATAGCCATAAGTATTTGCTGCTTGATTACAATTGTTCGGTCTATAATTCTTTCATTGAAATAAGAAAAATTAAATAAAATGAACTATTAACTTTAATTAGGTGAATAAAAGTGAATATGGTTGCACTATCTGGTGTTGAATTAGTTATTGAATTAGTTATATTTTTTCTTTTAGTGGGAATTGGTATATTTGTAGTTAAAATAATGAAGAATTCTGATAATAAATTTCTAAATCCCACTGAATACCTTCCATTAGAAGAAATACAATCAATTAAACAGGGTTATTTTCTGATAATGATGGGATTGTGTTTTGTTGTTGTATTATACTCACTTTCATTTAATAGTTCTGATTTAGTGTATTTTGCGATATTTGACATTATCATTTCATTGTATGTTGTGATTACAATAGATAAAACTTCAAACTGGCACAAATTACTGATATTTCTTTTGGTTCCTTTTGGTTCTTTAACATTTTTGGTGTATGGATATACATTAGTAAGTTATCTTGATTTAATTCATATTCCAGTATTTTTATATCTGATCAAGTATTATTATGATGGTTTTAAAATATATACTGAGAATAACAGTTTGGGAATTACTATTGTTTTGCTGTTTGTAATCATATTCGTCAGTTTCTTTGTAACAATTCTAGTTGAAAGTGTTAATCCTTTGGATTCTCTTGTAATGGTTTCCAATGCATTTACAAGTAATGGTTATGCAGTTTTAGGACATTCAATTCCTGGAAAAGTAAACAGTTTATTCCTGGTATGGTCAGGGTATCTGATATCAGGTGTAGGTACGGCCACATTAACCGTAGCTTTGTTAACCAGATATTATAATAAAAAATTCGAAAGACTGGAAGAGTTAATAAAAAAGAATAATGAGAATTAACTGATTATTCTTTTTGCAAATTCCTGAGCATCTCTTAAATCATCATCATTCGGTCTTCCTCTATGGACGATTTTAAATGCTCCTCTGCAGTGGAATTCTTCTTCACTCATTTTAATTCCTTTTGCTTCAACTTCTTTTTTAACTTGTCCGTAAGTGGATTCGATTAGGGCAGCTGATGAGAAATTAACAACTTCTCCAACATTGACGTTGATGTTGGCAATGAAATCTTTTATTTTGGAGTCGATTCCAGCTGCATAAATTGCACTTCCTAAAAATAGGATGTCGATATCTTCTGTTAATGGTTCATCTACTGTTTTTGCTTCGACATTGATTGCAGAGCCGATTGCTTCTGCAAGTTTTTTGGTATGTCCGGTTTTTGTGTAGTATCTAATTGCAATTTTCATTTAAACACCTTAATTAAATTTTAACTTTTCATTATATATACTTTGTTAAAATTCAAGTGTTTCCATTACTTTTGGCAATAATGTTTCGGAATTTTTAACCAATTTTTTAAATTGTTCACCATCCTGTGCAATTGACGGAAATGAATTGTAGTGCATAGGTATTACGAATTTCGGATTAATCCATTCAGCGGCAATTGAGGCTTCATGAGGATCCATCGTAAATATATTACCTATTGGTAAAAGTGCAATATCCGGTTTATAGACTTCTCCGATTACAAATTTCATATCGCTAAACAATCCTGTATCTCCGGCATGAAAAACTTTCAAATTATTATCAAAAGTAAATAGAAAGCTTCCTGGATTTCCGGCATAAGGCAAATCAATTTTAAAATCAAGGCTTGAGGAATGTTTGGCATCAAGCATTCTGATTTCAATATCTTCAATTTTGATTGAGGCACCACAGTTGATTCCTATTGCATTGATGCCTTCTTTTTGAAGATGAATGGAAATTTCATAGTTTGCAATTACTACCAAATTGGGATTGTTTTTTGCTATTTCAATGACATCTCCAAAATGATCTGCATGTCCATGGGTAATGCAGACCACATCTGGATGCACATCACTTACCTTTAAAGGACATGCAGGATTTGCCTGAATGAACGGATCAACAATAATATTTAAACCATTGTCTGATTGCAGTTCAAAAGCAGAATGTCCTAACCACCTAAGTTTCATATTTTACAGACTCCGTCAGCACAGTTATCAGTATCCTTATCATCATCCACTTCATTTTCTGATACAATCTGGCTTAAGACACTTTTAAAATCCTCATAGGACAATGCTCCTGGAATGGAATATTTACCATCAAAAAGATAAAATGGCACGGCATGAACTCCTCCATTAAATGCAATATCCTCATCCTGCTGGACTTGAGTGTCATACAAGTCACTTTCAAGCACTTCTTTAATGTCGTCTTCTTTAAGCCCGGCCTTAACACCGGTTTTCATCAATACATCAAAATCGGCCAATTTCAGGTTTTCTACAAAATATGCATCAAATAACAATGTAGCCAAATCACTTGCAATTTCAGGGTGTCTGTCTTCAGCCAATTTCATCAGTCTGTGTGCATCACGGGTGTTTGTATAGAGTGTTGTTTCATACTTGAAATCTATTCCCTCATCAATTCCCAAACTGGAAATCTGTGATACTTGCTTTTTAGCATCATCAATGGATAAACCATATTTGAGTGCAAATCTCTCAACTGTTGTGGACTCAACATCTTTCGGTGCATTTTGATCAAGCTCAAAAGCCCTGATGTTAAATTCAACATCCAAATTCAAATCTTTTATGGCTCTTTTCAGTCGTGTATTTCCAATATAGCAGTACGGACATGCAAAGTCGCTCCAATATGTGATTTTCATATTTATTACCTCAACAAAATATATAAAATATTTGACTAATAAATAGATAAGTAACTCATAAATTACCTGGCTGATACTATGGTTGAGAATAATATATGTCCAATCGGAAACACTCTTGATGTATTTAATCGAAAATGGATTTTCTGCATAATGTCCAATATCTATAATGGTAAAACCCATTTCAATGAGTTCAAACAGATGAATCCGACAATAAGCAATCATGTGCTTGCTCAAACTTTAAAATATATGGAAGAACAAGACATGGTTGTAAAAACAGTCATTGATGAGGTTCACAACAAAACAGAATATTCATTAACTGAAAAGGGTTTGAAGACAAATAAGATATTATATGAGATAACTTCCTATTTTTTCAATGAATTGGATGATACTCGAAGTGAGAATGAAAAAGAGAATCTTCTGGCGGAATATCGTGAAGTTTACGGTATCAGGTAAGTTTAAAATTACTTATTTCTTTTTATACTATTTTTAACTAATTAATTTTCATGAAAACAATTTTTGATCAATGCAAATTAGGGGATTTAACACTTAAAAGTCGTATTATAAGGACCGGTTTGTGGGAATCTCAGCAAAATGACTTGAATGCAATATATGAAAGATATGAAAAGATTGCTTCAAGCGGTGTTGGACTTATAACTTCGGAATTATACTCCATTTATCCAAAAGACAAATTTGTGGAACACTCATTTAGAATGGATAATTTGAACTTCATGACAATGGCTTCTAAAATCGCTGAAATATGTCACAGCTATGATGTTCCCATTCTGGGTCAGGTGGAATTCATAAAATTCAATCGTGGAATTGATTTGGACATTTCAGTCAATGACCTGACTATTGAAGACATCAGAAAAATCCAATCGGATATTATTGAAGCTGCCCAAAAATTAAAGGTAGCAGGTTTTGATGGAATACAGTTGTCAGTGGGAAACAATTTCTTTTTGTCAAAATTCATCAATCCATACTATAACCAGCGTGAAGATGATTATGGTGGAAACGTGTTCAACCGCATGAGATTGGTTCTGGAACTGGTAAAGGTGATGAAGGATAATCTGGGCATGCATATTTCCGTTAAGGTCAATACATTTGATGAGCGAAAGGACGGTTTTGATTCAGCTGAAAGTCTTGAAGCATGCAGGCTGCTTGAAAAAGTTGGTGTAGATTCACTGCAGGTAACAAGGCCACTGTCTCCACTGTATTTCACTAAGAAATTGTCCAGTGAAGATGAACTGCTTGAATACACAAACAAACTGATTAAATCAGTTGATGTTCCAGTTATTGTTGGTGGAGGATTCAGTGACATGAATCATATGAATGAATTGATCAACGGTACTAATATTGAGTATATGTCAATGTACAGGCCGTTTGTGGCGCAAAGAGACTTTTTGGTTGATTGGAAACGTAATGGTGAAGGCAAGTCAAGATGTCTGATGTGCAATAACTGTTACAGGACCAAGAAAAGCAATTGTTATCATTTTTAATTTGTTAATTTTATTAATAATACTTTATTTTCTATTTATTTTTATTTTTAATAAAAAGTTTTGTCTGATAATGCTGTTGGAATGATAGCAGGGAATGCATTGTTGATGAATTATTTTCTTGATGATGATTATTCAAAAAAGTCATACACTGAAATTCAGAATATAATTGGTGAAAAATTCAAATATAAACGAGTTGAAAAAATTCAAAAAGAAGTTTTTGATGTATTTTCAATTGATAAAGAATTTGTTAAAGAAATATTGAAAAACCCTATCACTAATGAATTTCAAACATTAATATTAAAAAATATTGTTAAAACTAGATTGAATACTGCTATTCTCCTTATGGGGTTTGAAGATAATAATGCTAAAATCAGTGAAATTGGTGATGGAGGAATTGAGGATTATAATCAAATTAATTTCAATACAATAGGCTCTGGTTCAATTCAAGCACAAAATACATTATTATTCCAACATCATTCTAGGCAGGATGACTTAAAAACAAAATTGTATAATGTTTTTAAAGCTAAAAAGAATGCGGAAGTAATGCAAGGTGTCGGTAAAGAAACTGATATTGGATACTTAACTCAGGATGGAGTTAGAATGCTTGATGAGAAAAGTATTAATATTCTTGATGAGATATATAATATTGAATTGAATTGTGGTAAAAAACACCATATGCTTGATGAGTTAAATATTTAATATTCCGAGGTGGTTTTAATGTATGAAGAAGAATTTGATGAATTAAAATTTAATGTAAATCGGGGAAGAGATGCATTTATTGAACAAGTTTTAAATGTTATTGATGTTGTTTCTGATAGTGAAAAAAAAGGAAATATCAGATTTACTAGATATTTAACCTTTTTTTAATCATTATCAATTAATTGATTTGTGAACATATTATACGTTAAACTGATTTAAACCAACCATTTTTTTTAATATGAATGAAAACCTCGACTTAATCACTGGAAATCCAAGAAAAGCCATTAACAAATTGGCTTTTCCAACAATATTTTCAATGCTTCTGATGTTTTTGAACAATCTCATTGACAGCTTTTGGGTTTCAGGATTGAATGCTGATGCTTTGGCTGCACTTGGATTTATCTCTCCGTTGTATCTGGTTATAATAGGTCTTGGCAATGGTGTAGGTGCCGGTGCGAACTCACTGATTTCAAGGTATGTTGGAGCCCAACGTTTTGAAGATGCAAATAATGCAGTTATGCACTCAATAATTTTAACACTTGTCGTGTCTGTAATAGTTTTAATAGTAGGTATTTTCTTTTTTGATGATTTAATTGTTTTGCTTGGTGCATCAAGTGTTAGCACATATTGCCTAAGTTATGGTCAAATTATATTTTTGTTGAATATTGTTTTTCTCTTACCTAATGTAACTGCAAGTATCTTCAGGGCTGAAGGTGATGTGGCTCGTGCAACCAATCCGTTGATGTTTACCGCCATTTTAAATATGATAATTGATCCGATATTCATATACTCATTGGATTTGGGGATTTTTGGAGCGGGGCTTGCAACAGTGATTGCATCATTTGTAGGATATGTCTGGATGCTATACTGGATTTTTGTCAAAAAAGATACTTTTTTCAAGTTTGAATTTAGCTTTTACAGGCGAAAATTAAAAATATATAAGAAAATAATGGTTGTTTCACTTCCTGCAGCAACAGAAGAGATAATATTTGCTCTTGTTGCAATTATTTTAAACTTTTTAATCATGTCAACTGCTGGAGTTTCAGAAGTGGCTTCATTTACGATTGCATGGAGGTTCATATCAATTGCATTCCTGCCATGTATGGCGATTGGAATTGCAACAATAACCGTATCAGGTGTGGCATACGGAGCCCGCAGCTGGGAAAACTTCAATGAGACAATCAAATATGCTACACTACTGAGTCTGGCAGTTACGGTTATTATTTGTGCAATATTTTTTGTTTTTGCATATCCAATTTGTGAGATTTTCAATTTTCAGGCAGGTGATTTGTCATTAGTGGACAGGTCTGCTCAAATATTGCAGATTATGGTATTTTATAATGTTTTAATTCCGTTTGGGGCAACAGCAGCATATACCTATCAGGGTGTAGGTTCGGGATTTAAATCTTTAGGATTGACAGTTTTAAGGGAACTCGTTTTAAGTATGCTTTTTGCATATCTGATGGGAATAATATTGAATATGGGTGTTTTTGGAGTATACTTAGGTGCAATAATTGGAATGAATCTGGGCTCTGTTATAGGTTTTGTGTGCATTTGGGTATTTAATATCAAATTCAAAAAGGTGATTCTTCAAAAATAGAAATCTTTTTAATTACTTCGTATATATTATTAAATAATATTTTTTCAGGTGATATTATGAAAGAATCAAAAGATGAGCAAGACATTAAAATCAATAAAAGAAGCACTGATAAGGTATTTTTTGAATCAACATTATTGCAGCAAATATCTGATGGTATTGATTTTATAAGGGATGAAAGCCGTGAAATTTTAAGGGAAATTGACCTCAGAGGACTTGATGAGGTTGACATTGAAGAAATAGGTCAAAAGGCATATAATCAAATTTCAGACATTGCCGATGAGATGTCACAGCTTAAATCAGATTTTATCAATGATGAAGATTTTCCAGAATCTATTAAAGAATCCTCCAAGAATTTCAAGGCTGCATTAAATCGTGATGAAGACTATGTAAGAAGAGCTCAAAGAAGATTGGACAGGACAAATTCAAATGAGTTTGTCGACAATATCCGTTCTAATGTTAGAGTCATTGAACTTTGTGACAATGCAATTGCAGTTAACTCATCCAATGCTGAAGCATACTATCTTAAAGGTCGTGCATTGGTTAACTTGGATAAGTATCCTGAAGCTATTGAAGAGTATATCAATTCTCTGGCTGTTAAAGATGATATTAAAGTATGGATTGCAATCGCTAATGCAAATACTCTCAATGAGGACTATGCAGATGCCATAAATGTTTATGATTCAGTGTTACAAAGAGATGAAAATTCATTTGATGCGGTTAAAGGAAAAGCACTTGCATACTATTCATGTGGTGATTATAAAAAAGCTGATGAGGAATTTAAAAAAGCTTCCGAATTGGATTCATTGGATGATTCCTCTAAAAAAATATGGGGTGAATGTCTGGAATACATTTAAAGAATGTTTTCTTTTGACTGATTGTTCAGTGTATTGTAGTAGTATCCTTTAAGGGCAAGCAATTCTTCATGAGTTCCTTGCTCTATAATCTCACCATTTTCAATAACGATGATTCTGTCAGCATTTCTGATTGTTGACAGCCTGTGTGCAATGATAAAACTGGTTTTACCTTCCATAAGTTTGTCCATAGCTTTTTGTATTAATTTTTCTGTTCTTGTATCAACGCTTGATGTGGCTTCATCCAAAATAAGAACTTCTTTTTTAGATAAAATTGTTCTGGCAATTGTTAGGAGCTGTTTTTGACCGTGAGAAATATTATCTGTATCTTCATTCAATTTGCTTGAATATCCATCGGATAATTGTCTTATGAAATTGTCTGCATAAACCTGACTTGATGCATCAATTATCTCTTCATCTGTAGCATCCAGCTTTCCATATCTGATATTGCTTGAAATGGTATCTGAAAATAGCCATGAATCCTGTAAAACCATTCCAATCAGTGATCTTAAGCTGTTTTTATCAAACTCTTCAATGTCGGTTCCGTCAATTTTTATCGAACCTGAGTCAATGTCGTAAAATCTCATGAGCAGTTTGACGATTGTGGTTTTTCCTGCACCGGTTTCACCAACAATCGCTACCTTTTGACCTTTTTTAACATCAAATGAGAGGTTTTTGATGATTTTTTCATTTGGAGTGTATGAAAAACTCACATTTTCAAATGTAATTCCCTCTCTGATTTGTGTAATCTTATTGTCTGAAGGGTTTTCCTCATCGTTATAATTTAAAAACTCAAAGATACGCTCACTTGCAGCCATTGCAGTTTGTATCTGGTTCATGACTCTTGTAATCTGTTGTATTGGTCTTGTAAAACTTTGTGTGTATTGGAAAAATGCTAAAATATCTCCAACAGCAATCACTCTTTGAAGAACAAATACTGCACCTAAAACCGCAACAACAACATATGTAAAGTTTGAAATAAAGTTCATTAAAGGGCCGTTTAGGCTTGAGTAGAATTGTGATTTCCATTCATGGACAAACCAGTTTTCATTGTCACTTTCAAACTTGTCCATTGAAATGTCTTCCTGATTGAATGCACGTATTATGTCATGGCCTGTGAATGTCTCTTCAATCTGACCGTTAAGGGAGCCTTTGAACTCAAGTTGCCTTAGGAAATACTTCTGTGAGAATTTTGTCATGAGGCTTATGAGTATAAATGCAATTGGAATAAGTATGATAGTGGCTAAAGTCATCCAGATATTGATTGAAAGCATCATGATGAATACTCCAACCAATGTAATTATTGCTGTTGTCAGCTGGATGAATGATTGTGTTATACCGTTTTGAAGTGAATCGACATCATTGGTAACTCTTGAAAGAATATCTCCCCTTTTGTTTTCCTCGACCTTGTCCATCGGCAAATGCAGAATCTTTTCAATTAGTCTTTCTCTTAAGTCATAGCTTATTTTGGTAGTTACATAAATTAGAAATATGCTTTGAAGATAGGAAAATACTGAGCTTATGACATACAGAACGACTACAATTATCAAAAGATTAATCAGGCTAGCAAAATCAATTGTACCGGTATGGTGGATGATTCTGTTTGTTCCATCAAATATTAAAGTGGTTGCCTGACCAATAAGCAACGGTGCAATTATCGTAAATACTGTGGAGATTACAGCACAAATCATTGTCGCTATAAGCTTCCATTTATGATCTTTAAGTAATGTCAATATGTTTTTAATGGCCTTCTTGTTATCAACTGGCTTTTCTGGAGGATTTCTTCTCAATGGCCTTGGACTCATAACAATGCCTCCATATAGTCAATTTGAATATTTACTATTTCTCTGTAAATGGAACAGCTTTCAAGAAGCTTGTCATGTGTTCCTCTATCGATAATTTCTCCATTGTCGATTACAAGAATTTCATCAGCATCCATTATTGTTGAAATTCTCTGGGAAACGATTAAAATTGATGAATCTTTCAAATCATTTAAATTGTCTTTAATTTTTCTTTCAGTATTCATATCGAGTGCTGAAAAGCAGTCATCAAAGAGATAAAAATCATGATGGCCTATAATTGCTCTTGCTATTGACAGGCGCTGCTTTTGACCGCCTGAATAATTGGATCCACCCTGGGTAACCTCTTCTGCTAAGTCACCAACAAA
This Methanobrevibacter sp. DNA region includes the following protein-coding sequences:
- a CDS encoding TMEM175 family protein — its product is MGENNYMDTGRLEAFYDAIIAIIVTVLVLELPQPATATLASMWAIKTSYFAYLLSFLVCANLWQYHHLIYQNVEKIDTKIIWLNILLMFVFSLIPYLTIFAADYPNSLLTQSLYGLDFIIVDIILYIMAKSLVRLNSDQEYLKDALNVKNALYIPFAIFIVGFIIAFLGYPIAISICCLITIVRSIILSLK
- a CDS encoding flavodoxin family protein, producing MKIAIRYYTKTGHTKKLAEAIGSAINVEAKTVDEPLTEDIDILFLGSAIYAAGIDSKIKDFIANINVNVGEVVNFSSAALIESTYGQVKKEVEAKGIKMSEEEFHCRGAFKIVHRGRPNDDDLRDAQEFAKRIIS
- a CDS encoding metal-dependent hydrolase; this translates as MKLRWLGHSAFELQSDNGLNIIVDPFIQANPACPLKVSDVHPDVVCITHGHADHFGDVIEIAKNNPNLVVIANYEISIHLQKEGINAIGINCGASIKIEDIEIRMLDAKHSSSLDFKIDLPYAGNPGSFLFTFDNNLKVFHAGDTGLFSDMKFVIGEVYKPDIALLPIGNIFTMDPHEASIAAEWINPKFVIPMHYNSFPSIAQDGEQFKKLVKNSETLLPKVMETLEF
- a CDS encoding DsbA family protein, whose protein sequence is MKITYWSDFACPYCYIGNTRLKRAIKDLNLDVEFNIRAFELDQNAPKDVESTTVERFALKYGLSIDDAKKQVSQISSLGIDEGIDFKYETTLYTNTRDAHRLMKLAEDRHPEIASDLATLLFDAYFVENLKLADFDVLMKTGVKAGLKEDDIKEVLESDLYDTQVQQDEDIAFNGGVHAVPFYLFDGKYSIPGALSYEDFKSVLSQIVSENEVDDDKDTDNCADGVCKI
- a CDS encoding helix-turn-helix domain-containing protein, with the translated sequence MVENNICPIGNTLDVFNRKWIFCIMSNIYNGKTHFNEFKQMNPTISNHVLAQTLKYMEEQDMVVKTVIDEVHNKTEYSLTEKGLKTNKILYEITSYFFNELDDTRSENEKENLLAEYREVYGIR
- a CDS encoding tRNA-dihydrouridine synthase: MKTIFDQCKLGDLTLKSRIIRTGLWESQQNDLNAIYERYEKIASSGVGLITSELYSIYPKDKFVEHSFRMDNLNFMTMASKIAEICHSYDVPILGQVEFIKFNRGIDLDISVNDLTIEDIRKIQSDIIEAAQKLKVAGFDGIQLSVGNNFFLSKFINPYYNQREDDYGGNVFNRMRLVLELVKVMKDNLGMHISVKVNTFDERKDGFDSAESLEACRLLEKVGVDSLQVTRPLSPLYFTKKLSSEDELLEYTNKLIKSVDVPVIVGGGFSDMNHMNELINGTNIEYMSMYRPFVAQRDFLVDWKRNGEGKSRCLMCNNCYRTKKSNCYHF
- a CDS encoding MATE family efflux transporter, giving the protein MNENLDLITGNPRKAINKLAFPTIFSMLLMFLNNLIDSFWVSGLNADALAALGFISPLYLVIIGLGNGVGAGANSLISRYVGAQRFEDANNAVMHSIILTLVVSVIVLIVGIFFFDDLIVLLGASSVSTYCLSYGQIIFLLNIVFLLPNVTASIFRAEGDVARATNPLMFTAILNMIIDPIFIYSLDLGIFGAGLATVIASFVGYVWMLYWIFVKKDTFFKFEFSFYRRKLKIYKKIMVVSLPAATEEIIFALVAIILNFLIMSTAGVSEVASFTIAWRFISIAFLPCMAIGIATITVSGVAYGARSWENFNETIKYATLLSLAVTVIICAIFFVFAYPICEIFNFQAGDLSLVDRSAQILQIMVFYNVLIPFGATAAYTYQGVGSGFKSLGLTVLRELVLSMLFAYLMGIILNMGVFGVYLGAIIGMNLGSVIGFVCIWVFNIKFKKVILQK
- a CDS encoding tetratricopeptide repeat protein, encoding MKESKDEQDIKINKRSTDKVFFESTLLQQISDGIDFIRDESREILREIDLRGLDEVDIEEIGQKAYNQISDIADEMSQLKSDFINDEDFPESIKESSKNFKAALNRDEDYVRRAQRRLDRTNSNEFVDNIRSNVRVIELCDNAIAVNSSNAEAYYLKGRALVNLDKYPEAIEEYINSLAVKDDIKVWIAIANANTLNEDYADAINVYDSVLQRDENSFDAVKGKALAYYSCGDYKKADEEFKKASELDSLDDSSKKIWGECLEYI
- a CDS encoding ABC transporter ATP-binding protein encodes the protein MSPRPLRRNPPEKPVDNKKAIKNILTLLKDHKWKLIATMICAVISTVFTIIAPLLIGQATTLIFDGTNRIIHHTGTIDFASLINLLIIVVVLYVISSVFSYLQSIFLIYVTTKISYDLRERLIEKILHLPMDKVEENKRGDILSRVTNDVDSLQNGITQSFIQLTTAIITLVGVFIMMLSINIWMTLATIILIPIAFILISLMTKFSQKYFLRQLEFKGSLNGQIEETFTGHDIIRAFNQEDISMDKFESDNENWFVHEWKSQFYSSLNGPLMNFISNFTYVVVAVLGAVFVLQRVIAVGDILAFFQYTQSFTRPIQQITRVMNQIQTAMAASERIFEFLNYNDEENPSDNKITQIREGITFENVSFSYTPNEKIIKNLSFDVKKGQKVAIVGETGAGKTTIVKLLMRFYDIDSGSIKIDGTDIEEFDKNSLRSLIGMVLQDSWLFSDTISSNIRYGKLDATDEEIIDASSQVYADNFIRQLSDGYSSKLNEDTDNISHGQKQLLTIARTILSKKEVLILDEATSSVDTRTEKLIQKAMDKLMEGKTSFIIAHRLSTIRNADRIIVIENGEIIEQGTHEELLALKGYYYNTLNNQSKENIL